A single window of Deinococcus seoulensis DNA harbors:
- a CDS encoding ribose-phosphate diphosphokinase — MPVSHRAPSELLNSRRSPLLVFAGQSNRALAQSICDHLGVPLGRSKTEKFTNDNIIVHYEESLREGDVFIVQTFSTPVSDAIMELMLMIDAAKSASAGRVTAVIPYYSYARSDKKDSPRISIAGRLVADLLQEAGADRILTMTLHAPQVHGFFKVPVDHLSADLVLSQHFKSCVPDAHNGVVLAPDAGSIKRASQIARRLDSGLAMIDKERISDTEVRPRALIGDVDGKTVFIVDDEISTAGSLVETVNIARSMGAKDVYVAVTHGVYTGPAIQRIAALDVTQVASTNTVHVSQDKQEAAGGKLAVLDVAPLFADAITNIHTGASVSTLFT, encoded by the coding sequence TTGCCCGTTTCACACCGCGCCCCGTCCGAACTGCTGAACAGTCGTCGTTCCCCCCTGCTGGTGTTCGCCGGTCAGAGCAACCGCGCCCTGGCCCAGTCCATCTGCGACCACCTGGGGGTGCCGCTGGGGCGCAGCAAGACCGAGAAGTTCACGAACGACAACATCATCGTGCACTACGAGGAATCCCTGCGTGAAGGTGACGTGTTCATCGTGCAGACCTTCAGCACGCCCGTCAGCGACGCCATCATGGAACTGATGCTGATGATCGACGCCGCCAAGAGCGCCAGCGCCGGGCGCGTCACGGCCGTCATTCCGTACTACTCGTACGCGCGCAGCGACAAGAAGGACAGCCCCCGCATCTCCATCGCGGGGCGCCTCGTCGCGGACCTGTTGCAGGAGGCGGGCGCGGACCGCATCCTGACCATGACCCTGCACGCCCCGCAGGTGCACGGCTTCTTCAAGGTGCCGGTCGATCACCTGTCCGCCGATCTGGTCCTCAGTCAGCACTTCAAGAGCTGCGTGCCCGACGCGCACAACGGCGTGGTCCTCGCGCCGGATGCGGGCAGCATCAAGCGCGCCTCTCAGATCGCCCGCCGCCTCGACAGTGGGCTGGCCATGATCGACAAGGAACGCATCTCGGACACCGAGGTCCGCCCCCGCGCCCTGATCGGCGACGTGGACGGCAAGACCGTGTTCATCGTGGACGACGAGATCAGCACCGCCGGGTCGCTGGTGGAGACCGTGAACATCGCCCGCAGCATGGGCGCCAAGGACGTGTACGTGGCCGTCACGCACGGCGTGTACACCGGCCCCGCCATCCAGCGCATCGCGGCCCTGGACGTCACGCAGGTCGCCAGTACCAACACCGTGCACGTCAGCCAGGACAAGCAGGAAGCGGCGGGCGGCAAGCTGGCCGTGCTGGACGTGGCCCCGCTGTTCGCGGACGCCATCACGAACATCCACACCGGCGCGAGCGTCAGCACGCTGTTCACGTAA
- a CDS encoding fructosamine kinase family protein has protein sequence MNTVLPDALRPLTPLIEMHLGAAVQGGVRLHGGDISAAYRLRTTRGDFVLKAARPAGGTHLPMYAPEAEGLALLRAAGPLAVPDVIAFGDGPGGWQYLLLSYLTPADDTPALHGALGRGLAALHALAAPGFGGTPDNLFGSLPQQNLAAGSAAQFFWCSRLWPQLQRAGAALGTADRARFAELRERLPRLIPPEPPSLVHGDLWHGNLLFTARGPALIDPAAAFSHREVDLAAMRLFGGVPARVFAAYVEALPPAEGWEDRVALWNLYPLLAHVNMFGAGYLSRTREALEAALRLPERWGA, from the coding sequence ATGAACACGGTGCTGCCGGACGCCCTGCGTCCCCTGACTCCCCTGATCGAGATGCACCTGGGCGCGGCCGTGCAGGGCGGCGTGCGCCTGCACGGCGGGGACATCAGCGCCGCGTACCGCCTGCGGACCACGCGCGGCGACTTCGTGCTGAAGGCCGCGCGGCCCGCAGGAGGAACGCACCTGCCCATGTACGCGCCGGAAGCCGAGGGGCTGGCGCTGCTGCGCGCGGCGGGACCGCTGGCCGTGCCGGACGTGATCGCGTTCGGGGACGGGCCGGGCGGCTGGCAGTACCTGCTGCTGTCGTACCTGACGCCCGCCGACGACACGCCCGCCCTGCACGGGGCGCTGGGGCGGGGACTGGCGGCGCTGCACGCACTGGCCGCGCCGGGGTTCGGGGGCACGCCGGACAACCTGTTCGGGTCGCTGCCGCAGCAGAATCTGGCGGCGGGTTCGGCGGCGCAGTTCTTCTGGTGCAGTCGGCTGTGGCCGCAGCTTCAGCGGGCGGGGGCGGCGCTGGGCACGGCGGACCGGGCGCGGTTCGCGGAGTTGCGGGAGCGGTTGCCGCGCCTGATCCCGCCGGAGCCGCCGTCGCTGGTGCACGGCGACCTGTGGCACGGGAACCTGCTGTTCACGGCGCGCGGCCCGGCCCTGATCGACCCGGCCGCCGCGTTCAGTCACCGGGAGGTGGACCTGGCGGCCATGCGGTTGTTCGGGGGGGTGCCGGCGCGGGTGTTCGCGGCGTACGTGGAGGCGTTACCGCCCGCCGAGGGCTGGGAGGACCGGGTGGCGCTGTGGAACCTGTACCCGCTGCTGGCGCACGTGAACATGTTCGGGGCGGGGTACCTGTCGCGCACGCGGGAGGCGCTGGAGGCGGCGCTGCGTCTGCCGGAACGCTGGGGTGCGTGA
- a CDS encoding phytoene desaturase family protein — protein sequence MTAPPAGPPAALDAVIVGAGPNGLSAAVTLARAGLRVQVIEAHAQVGGGLSSAPMTLPGFVHDFGSAIHPLAAASPAFRQWPLHAFGLDWIHPDAPVAHPLPGGRSVTLERDLHATADALGRDGPAWVRLMAPLLADWEGLLHDILRPLPRVPSHPLTLARFGVRGLPPAALLGDTLFRTPEARALWAGLAAHSCLPLSTPGTSAMTLVLALLGHAVGWPFPRGGAQALADALRAYLEYLGGTVVTGVTVRDARDLPPARVTLVDSSPAVLLGILGDRAPTHYRDALEGYRYGPGIQKFDYALSGPMPWQDPRVARAATVHIGGHAADIAASEAVTQAHLHPRPYVLAAQHTLFDPGRAPAGRHTFWAYAHVPNGSDHDAQAQIEGQIDRFAPGWRDLILARTRTTATQLQAFSPVFHGGDVNGGRGDLPGLLARPVLTPTPYRTPVKGVYLCSSATPPGGGIHGMAGHHAALTAMQDEFRLKVES from the coding sequence ATGACCGCTCCTCCCGCAGGACCGCCCGCCGCGCTGGACGCGGTGATCGTCGGGGCCGGACCGAACGGCCTGTCGGCGGCCGTGACCCTGGCCCGCGCGGGCCTGCGCGTGCAGGTGATCGAGGCGCACGCGCAGGTGGGCGGCGGCCTGAGCAGCGCGCCCATGACCCTGCCCGGCTTCGTGCATGACTTCGGGTCCGCGATTCACCCGCTGGCCGCCGCGAGCCCCGCGTTCCGGCAGTGGCCGCTGCATGCCTTCGGGCTGGACTGGATTCACCCGGACGCGCCCGTGGCGCACCCATTGCCGGGCGGGCGCAGCGTGACGCTGGAACGCGACCTGCACGCCACCGCCGACGCGCTGGGCCGCGACGGCCCGGCCTGGGTGCGCCTGATGGCCCCGCTGCTGGCCGACTGGGAGGGCCTGCTGCACGACATCCTGCGCCCGCTGCCGCGCGTGCCCTCGCACCCGCTGACCCTGGCGCGCTTCGGTGTGCGGGGCCTGCCACCCGCCGCGCTGCTGGGAGACACCCTGTTCCGCACGCCCGAGGCCCGCGCCCTGTGGGCCGGACTGGCCGCGCACAGCTGCCTGCCGCTGAGTACGCCCGGCACGTCCGCCATGACGCTGGTGCTGGCGCTGCTGGGCCACGCGGTCGGCTGGCCGTTCCCGCGTGGCGGCGCGCAGGCGCTGGCCGACGCGCTGCGCGCCTACCTGGAGTACCTGGGCGGCACGGTCGTGACCGGCGTGACCGTCAGGGACGCCCGCGACCTGCCGCCCGCCCGCGTGACCCTGGTGGACAGCAGTCCCGCTGTGCTGCTGGGCATCCTGGGCGACCGCGCCCCCACCCACTACCGCGACGCGCTGGAAGGCTACCGCTATGGCCCGGGCATTCAGAAGTTCGATTACGCCCTGTCCGGCCCCATGCCCTGGCAGGACCCGCGCGTGGCCCGCGCCGCCACCGTGCACATCGGCGGGCACGCGGCCGACATCGCCGCGTCGGAAGCCGTCACGCAGGCGCACCTGCACCCGCGTCCATACGTGCTGGCCGCGCAGCACACCCTGTTCGACCCGGGCCGCGCCCCCGCCGGGCGGCACACCTTCTGGGCGTACGCGCACGTCCCGAACGGCAGCGACCACGACGCCCAGGCGCAGATCGAGGGGCAGATCGACCGGTTTGCGCCCGGCTGGCGCGACCTTATCCTGGCCCGCACCCGCACGACCGCCACGCAACTCCAGGCTTTCAGCCCGGTCTTTCATGGCGGCGACGTGAACGGCGGGCGCGGCGACCTGCCCGGCCTGCTGGCCCGCCCGGTCCTCACGCCCACCCCGTACCGCACGCCCGTGAAAGGGGTGTACCTGTGCTCCAGCGCCACGCCCCCCGGCGGCGGCATTCACGGCATGGCCGGACACCACGCCGCGCTGACCGCCATGCAGGATGAATTCAGGTTGAAAGTCGAAAGTTGA
- a CDS encoding VOC family protein has product MTHAPTPPILPASTHVGAVHLNARDLPGLTRFYTDLLGLHVLWPDPTQAVLSAHGTPLLHLHAAPDLPAPAPSRPGLYHTAFLLPTRADLGRWLAHAARMGHRIGSGDHLVSEAFYLGDPEGNGIEVYADRPRDTWTWRSGQVQMATNAVDAAGVLQAAGIDPATLDGAQPFSAPAGTTVGHIHLKVGSAAQAAHWYTGTLGLDVVADLGSAAFLSWGGYHHHIGLNEWHSAAQPAPTTPAAGLRAFTLLSPDLEPLRAHLRGRPDVQHSPDSLTLTDPWGNHLTVTQG; this is encoded by the coding sequence ATGACCCACGCCCCCACCCCGCCCATCCTGCCCGCCAGCACCCACGTCGGCGCCGTCCACCTGAACGCCCGCGACCTGCCCGGCCTCACCCGCTTCTACACCGACCTGCTGGGCCTGCACGTCCTCTGGCCTGACCCCACCCAGGCCGTCCTGAGCGCCCACGGCACCCCACTGCTGCACCTGCACGCCGCGCCCGACCTGCCCGCTCCCGCCCCCTCCCGCCCCGGCCTGTACCACACCGCCTTCCTGCTCCCCACCCGCGCCGACCTGGGCCGCTGGCTGGCGCACGCCGCGCGGATGGGCCACCGCATCGGCAGCGGCGACCACCTCGTCAGCGAGGCCTTCTACCTGGGCGACCCCGAAGGCAACGGCATCGAGGTCTACGCCGACCGCCCCCGTGACACCTGGACCTGGCGCAGCGGACAGGTGCAGATGGCCACGAACGCCGTGGACGCCGCCGGAGTCCTCCAGGCCGCCGGAATCGACCCCGCCACCCTGGACGGCGCCCAGCCCTTCAGCGCCCCCGCCGGCACCACCGTCGGGCACATTCACCTGAAAGTCGGCAGCGCCGCCCAGGCTGCCCACTGGTACACAGGCACCCTGGGCCTGGATGTGGTCGCCGACCTCGGCAGCGCCGCCTTCCTGTCCTGGGGCGGATACCACCACCACATCGGCCTGAACGAATGGCACAGCGCCGCGCAGCCCGCCCCCACCACACCCGCCGCCGGACTGCGCGCCTTCACGCTGCTCAGCCCGGACCTGGAACCCCTGCGCGCCCACCTGCGCGGCCGCCCGGACGTCCAGCACAGCCCGGACTCCCTGACCCTCACCGACCCCTGGGGCAACCACCTGACCGTGACGCAGGGCTGA
- the mqnB gene encoding futalosine hydrolase has translation MTRPNPTPPDPHRPAVLIVVATSGEAAHLTPLTGAFGERLRVQVTVSGVGPVAAALATQRALLAAPYALAISAGIGGAYPASGLKPGDLAVSSRIIQADLGAWDDGQFLEFTALGLSVLPPATEGAAPPADPAVTAGHFPAWEKAAQVAARAGAQLGPLLTLGSVTGDHRAARHLEARHPGALTEGMEGAGVAHAARLAAVPSLEVRGVSNPVGPRDRAAWRIPQALAATRRGVEAALLTLLD, from the coding sequence ATGACCCGGCCCAACCCCACCCCGCCAGACCCGCACCGACCGGCCGTCCTGATCGTGGTCGCCACGTCCGGCGAGGCCGCGCACCTGACCCCCCTGACCGGGGCTTTCGGGGAGCGGCTGCGCGTGCAGGTCACGGTCAGCGGGGTCGGGCCGGTCGCGGCGGCCCTCGCCACGCAGCGTGCCCTGCTGGCCGCCCCGTACGCCCTGGCGATCAGCGCCGGGATCGGGGGCGCGTACCCCGCCTCGGGCCTGAAACCGGGCGACCTGGCGGTGTCCAGCCGCATCATCCAGGCGGACCTGGGCGCGTGGGATGACGGGCAGTTCCTGGAGTTCACGGCGCTGGGCCTGTCCGTACTGCCACCCGCAACGGAGGGAGCCGCGCCGCCCGCCGACCCGGCCGTGACCGCCGGGCACTTTCCCGCCTGGGAGAAGGCCGCGCAGGTCGCCGCGCGCGCCGGGGCGCAGCTGGGGCCGCTGCTGACGCTGGGCAGCGTCACGGGCGACCACCGGGCCGCGCGACATCTGGAAGCCCGCCACCCCGGCGCCCTCACCGAGGGCATGGAGGGGGCCGGGGTGGCGCACGCCGCGCGGCTGGCCGCCGTGCCCAGCCTGGAGGTGCGCGGCGTGAGCAACCCCGTCGGCCCCCGCGACCGCGCCGCGTGGCGCATCCCGCAGGCCCTGGCCGCCACCCGCCGGGGCGTGGAGGCCGCCCTGCTGACCCTGCTGGACTGA
- the dnaJ gene encoding molecular chaperone DnaJ codes for MDYYELLGVARTASADEIKSAYRKLALKYHPDRNKEEGAAEKFTQINEAYAVLSDAEKRAHFDRYGSAPGAGMPGGDPFGGMGGAGFDPMDIFEQLFGGAVGGRGGRRGPARGDDLETEAHVTLAQARAGEEIQVSVDRLTACDHCHGTKTEPGGKPPKTCSTCGGAGAVRAQARTIFGVVETQQACPTCRGEGQIVQDPCTVCKGRGRTLKSEQVSVKLPRGIDEGYRIRVSGMGNEGPGGNGDLYVHIEMEKHPELRREQEHLIYPAKIGFAKAALGGQITVPTLDGPQTVEVKAGTQHGELHRLRGQGMPRLQGSGSGDLIVEYDVIVPRPAQLTPEAREALHAYARAVGDEVNERHESLLGKVGKIFRGE; via the coding sequence ATGGACTACTACGAACTGCTGGGCGTGGCCCGTACGGCAAGTGCCGATGAAATCAAATCCGCCTACCGCAAACTGGCCCTGAAGTACCACCCGGACCGCAACAAGGAAGAGGGCGCCGCCGAGAAGTTCACGCAGATCAACGAGGCCTACGCAGTCCTCAGTGACGCCGAGAAACGCGCGCACTTCGACCGGTACGGCAGCGCGCCGGGCGCCGGAATGCCGGGCGGCGATCCGTTCGGCGGGATGGGCGGCGCGGGCTTCGACCCGATGGACATCTTCGAGCAGCTGTTCGGCGGCGCGGTGGGCGGCCGGGGTGGCCGCCGTGGCCCGGCACGCGGCGACGACCTGGAAACCGAGGCGCACGTGACGCTGGCCCAGGCCCGCGCGGGCGAGGAGATTCAGGTCAGCGTGGACCGCCTGACCGCCTGCGATCACTGCCACGGCACGAAAACCGAGCCGGGCGGGAAACCCCCGAAAACCTGCTCGACCTGCGGCGGCGCGGGCGCGGTGCGGGCGCAGGCGCGCACGATCTTCGGCGTGGTCGAGACGCAGCAGGCGTGCCCCACCTGTCGGGGCGAGGGTCAGATCGTTCAGGACCCCTGCACGGTCTGCAAGGGCCGGGGCCGCACCCTGAAATCCGAGCAGGTCAGCGTGAAACTCCCCAGAGGAATCGACGAGGGCTACCGCATCCGCGTGAGCGGCATGGGCAACGAGGGACCGGGCGGGAACGGCGACCTGTACGTGCACATCGAGATGGAGAAACACCCGGAGTTGCGCCGCGAGCAGGAGCACCTGATCTACCCGGCGAAGATCGGGTTCGCGAAGGCCGCGCTGGGCGGGCAGATCACGGTCCCCACCCTGGACGGCCCGCAGACGGTCGAGGTGAAGGCCGGCACGCAGCACGGCGAACTGCACCGCCTGCGCGGCCAGGGTATGCCGCGCCTCCAGGGGTCCGGCAGCGGCGACCTGATCGTCGAGTACGACGTCATCGTGCCCAGACCCGCCCAGCTGACCCCCGAAGCGCGCGAGGCCCTGCACGCCTACGCCCGCGCCGTCGGGGACGAGGTGAACGAGCGGCACGAGAGCCTGCTCGGCAAGGTCGGGAAGATCTTCCGGGGCGAGTAA
- a CDS encoding SDR family oxidoreductase — MTLFRLDGRRALVTGGSKGIGLAAAHDLIRMGAHVTVAARGEDALKRAADAIGARWVVADVSTPEGVEAAVAAAGDVDILVSNAGGPAAGLPSGVSEDAWAQGFQTTFMSTVRLANATVPGMRARGWGRVIAITSLTVGRPSPTLPVSNALRAGVTNYLRTLALEVAPDGVTCNTVAPGYTATERLRQLHADPQDAQKLAARIPARRFGEPNEVAAAVAFLASKEAAYITGQELLVDGGWSI, encoded by the coding sequence ATGACGCTGTTTCGACTGGACGGCAGGCGCGCGCTGGTGACGGGTGGCAGTAAGGGGATCGGGCTGGCGGCGGCGCACGACCTGATCCGCATGGGGGCGCACGTGACGGTCGCGGCGCGCGGCGAGGACGCCCTGAAACGCGCCGCCGACGCCATCGGGGCGCGCTGGGTGGTGGCGGATGTCAGCACCCCGGAGGGCGTGGAGGCGGCCGTGGCGGCGGCCGGTGACGTGGACATCCTGGTCAGTAACGCGGGCGGCCCGGCGGCCGGACTGCCCAGCGGCGTCAGCGAGGATGCCTGGGCGCAGGGCTTCCAGACGACCTTCATGAGCACCGTGCGGCTGGCGAACGCGACCGTGCCGGGCATGCGCGCACGCGGGTGGGGGCGGGTGATCGCCATCACGAGCCTGACGGTGGGCCGCCCCTCACCCACCCTGCCGGTCAGCAACGCACTGCGGGCCGGGGTGACCAATTACCTGCGGACGCTGGCGCTGGAGGTCGCCCCGGACGGCGTGACCTGCAACACGGTCGCCCCCGGTTACACCGCCACCGAGCGCCTGCGGCAGCTGCACGCCGACCCGCAGGACGCGCAGAAGCTCGCGGCGCGCATCCCGGCCCGGCGCTTCGGGGAGCCGAACGAGGTGGCGGCCGCCGTGGCGTTCCTGGCCTCGAAGGAGGCGGCGTACATCACGGGTCAGGAACTGCTGGTGGACGGCGGCTGGAGCATCTGA
- the tdh gene encoding L-threonine 3-dehydrogenase, translated as MRALSKQHAQEGIWMTEEPVPTPGPNDILIKVRKGSICGTDVHIYRWDTWAQNTIPVPMIVGHEYVGTVAAIGSEVRGFQIGDRVSGEGHVTCGHCRNCRAGRRHLCRNTLGVGVNRPGSFAEYLVLPAFNAFKLPDDIPDDIAAIFDPFGNAVHTALSFDLVGEDVLITGAGPIGVMAAAVARHVGARNVVITDINDYRLDLARQMGVTRAVNVAQEDLRTVMQELGMTEGFDVGLEMSGSGPAFAQMVDVMNNGGKVALLGIPAGRVDIDWNAVIFKMLTIKGIYGREMFETWYKMAALIQSGLDLTPIITHHYPIHEYQKGFDAMLGGQSGKVILNWE; from the coding sequence ATGCGCGCCCTGAGCAAACAACACGCCCAGGAGGGCATCTGGATGACCGAGGAGCCGGTGCCCACGCCCGGCCCGAACGACATTCTGATCAAGGTCCGCAAGGGCAGCATCTGCGGCACCGACGTGCACATCTACCGGTGGGACACCTGGGCGCAGAACACCATCCCCGTCCCCATGATCGTCGGGCACGAGTACGTCGGCACGGTCGCCGCCATCGGCAGCGAGGTCCGGGGCTTCCAGATCGGCGACCGCGTCAGCGGCGAGGGCCACGTCACGTGCGGGCACTGCCGTAACTGCCGCGCCGGGCGCCGCCACCTGTGCCGCAACACCCTGGGCGTCGGCGTGAACCGCCCCGGTTCCTTCGCGGAGTACCTCGTGCTGCCCGCCTTCAACGCCTTCAAACTCCCGGACGACATCCCCGACGACATCGCCGCGATCTTCGACCCCTTCGGGAACGCCGTGCACACCGCCCTGAGCTTCGATCTGGTGGGCGAGGACGTCCTGATCACGGGCGCCGGACCCATCGGCGTGATGGCCGCCGCCGTCGCCCGGCACGTCGGCGCGCGCAACGTCGTGATCACCGACATCAACGACTACCGCCTGGACCTCGCCCGCCAGATGGGCGTCACGCGCGCCGTGAACGTCGCCCAGGAGGACCTCCGCACCGTCATGCAGGAACTCGGCATGACCGAGGGCTTCGACGTGGGCCTGGAAATGAGCGGCAGCGGTCCCGCCTTCGCGCAGATGGTGGACGTCATGAACAACGGCGGCAAGGTCGCCCTGCTCGGCATTCCCGCCGGACGCGTGGACATCGACTGGAACGCCGTCATCTTCAAGATGCTGACCATCAAGGGCATCTACGGCCGCGAGATGTTCGAAACCTGGTACAAGATGGCCGCCCTGATCCAGTCCGGCCTGGACCTGACCCCCATCATCACGCACCACTACCCCATTCATGAGTACCAGAAAGGCTTCGACGCCATGCTCGGCGGCCAGAGCGGCAAGGTCATCCTGAACTGGGAGTAA
- the trpS gene encoding tryptophan--tRNA ligase — protein MSNEIAAGQGMGERPRVLTGDRPTGRLHLGHLAGSLRSRVALQDSHEVFVLVADVQGLTDHFDRPDVLRRNIPEVMLDYLGAGLDPARVTFVRQSGVPELTELTVYLLNLVTVSKLRQNPTVKTEIAQKGFGESVPAGFFIYPAAQVADITAFGAQVVPVGEDQLPMLELTREVVRRFNGLYGPAADGTDVLVEPQALLSASPRLPGLDGQAKMGKSLGNAAYLSDPPDELREKVMGMFTDPAHLRASDPGQVEGNPVFAYLDAFDPDAARVQAMKDHYRAGGLGDVKVKRHLLDVLDAELTPIRERRAAYAQDPQAVMTLLREGTQRGREVAAHTLAQVRAALHLTEAAARP, from the coding sequence ATGTCGAATGAAATTGCAGCAGGGCAGGGAATGGGGGAGAGGCCGCGCGTGCTGACCGGGGACCGCCCGACGGGGCGTCTGCACCTGGGGCATCTGGCGGGGTCGTTGCGGTCGCGGGTGGCGTTGCAGGACTCGCATGAGGTGTTCGTGCTGGTCGCGGACGTGCAGGGCCTGACCGATCACTTTGATAGGCCGGACGTGCTGCGCCGCAACATTCCGGAGGTGATGCTGGATTACCTGGGCGCGGGCCTGGACCCGGCGCGGGTGACGTTCGTGCGGCAGTCGGGCGTGCCGGAACTGACCGAGCTGACCGTGTACCTGCTGAATCTGGTGACCGTGTCGAAGCTGCGGCAGAACCCGACCGTGAAGACCGAGATCGCGCAGAAGGGCTTTGGCGAGTCGGTTCCGGCGGGGTTCTTCATCTACCCGGCGGCGCAGGTGGCGGACATCACGGCGTTCGGCGCGCAGGTCGTGCCGGTCGGCGAGGATCAGTTGCCCATGCTGGAGCTGACGCGTGAGGTGGTGCGGCGCTTCAACGGGCTGTACGGGCCGGCCGCCGACGGGACGGACGTGCTGGTGGAACCGCAGGCGCTGCTCTCGGCGTCGCCGCGCCTGCCGGGTCTGGACGGGCAGGCGAAGATGGGCAAGAGCCTCGGGAACGCCGCGTACCTGAGCGACCCGCCGGACGAACTGCGGGAAAAGGTGATGGGCATGTTCACGGACCCGGCGCACCTGCGCGCCAGTGACCCCGGACAGGTGGAGGGGAACCCGGTGTTCGCGTACCTGGACGCCTTCGACCCGGATGCGGCGCGCGTGCAGGCCATGAAGGACCACTACCGCGCCGGGGGCCTGGGCGACGTGAAGGTCAAACGGCACCTGCTGGACGTGCTGGACGCCGAACTGACCCCCATCCGCGAACGCCGCGCCGCGTACGCGCAGGACCCGCAGGCGGTCATGACGCTGCTGCGCGAGGGAACGCAACGGGGCCGCGAGGTCGCCGCGCACACGCTGGCGCAGGTGCGGGCCGCGCTGCACCTGACAGAGGCGGCGGCCCGGCCGTAG
- a CDS encoding uracil-DNA glycosylase, which produces MTDPAPQQFKSASSGRLVVPGWMNLVSGQNDKVEIQLDVAKGDLSRTQASLLIEYWATPDDLTLQSVLPVRAFTAAPESWCAFVPAQGRVLVRAIDPQPNPPVLASHWINVDPATPAGTTVNVTVSFPAQTTPIQSLMNPN; this is translated from the coding sequence ATGACTGATCCCGCCCCGCAGCAGTTCAAGAGTGCCAGCAGTGGTCGCCTGGTGGTTCCGGGCTGGATGAACCTCGTATCCGGCCAGAACGACAAGGTCGAGATTCAACTGGATGTCGCCAAGGGCGACCTGAGCCGCACGCAGGCGAGCCTGCTGATCGAGTACTGGGCGACCCCGGACGACCTGACGCTCCAGAGCGTCCTGCCGGTCCGGGCATTCACGGCCGCGCCGGAAAGCTGGTGCGCGTTCGTTCCGGCGCAGGGGCGGGTGCTGGTGCGCGCCATCGACCCGCAGCCGAACCCGCCGGTCCTGGCGAGCCACTGGATCAACGTGGACCCCGCCACGCCCGCCGGGACGACCGTGAACGTCACGGTCAGTTTTCCCGCGCAGACCACGCCGATCCAGTCCCTGATGAACCCGAACTGA
- the tatC gene encoding twin-arginine translocase subunit TatC: MTADPNANLKSAPLFDHLEELRKRIVISAVFLVIGMVAAFQYRLQLLELVKVPLNASVLYQQDKVQLVTLNLTDQFILSLNLSFWAGLAIALPFMLTQVWAFIAPGLYDHERRWALPFIIGAGFSFIVGAIFGYTLVLPTMVRFLLDFLNGAVTPILSLGSYIGTVTTFLVAFGLSFELPILAVILTRIGIVNHVLLRKGWRIALVVIMVFAAIITPTPDPTSMLIVAVPLYVLYELGVILSRAFRLPPPETAPDETPALGL; the protein is encoded by the coding sequence ATGACCGCCGATCCCAACGCCAACCTGAAAAGCGCGCCGCTGTTCGACCACCTGGAGGAACTGCGTAAACGCATCGTGATCAGCGCGGTCTTCCTGGTGATCGGCATGGTCGCCGCCTTCCAGTACCGCCTGCAACTGCTGGAACTGGTCAAGGTGCCCCTGAACGCCTCGGTGCTGTACCAGCAGGACAAGGTGCAACTGGTCACGCTGAACCTGACCGATCAGTTCATCCTGAGCCTGAACCTGTCGTTCTGGGCGGGACTGGCGATCGCGCTGCCGTTCATGCTGACGCAGGTGTGGGCGTTCATCGCGCCGGGCCTGTACGACCACGAGCGCCGCTGGGCGCTGCCGTTCATCATCGGGGCGGGCTTCTCGTTCATCGTGGGCGCGATCTTCGGGTACACGCTGGTCCTGCCGACCATGGTGCGGTTCCTGCTGGACTTCCTGAACGGGGCGGTCACACCGATCCTGAGTCTGGGCAGTTACATCGGGACGGTCACGACCTTCCTGGTGGCGTTCGGCCTGTCGTTCGAGCTGCCGATCCTGGCCGTGATCCTGACCCGGATCGGGATCGTGAACCACGTGCTGCTGCGCAAGGGCTGGCGTATCGCGCTGGTCGTGATCATGGTGTTCGCCGCGATCATCACGCCCACCCCGGACCCCACCAGCATGCTGATCGTGGCCGTGCCGCTGTACGTGCTGTACGAACTGGGCGTGATCCTGTCCCGCGCGTTCCGCCTGCCTCCCCCCGAGACGGCGCCCGACGAGACGCCCGCGCTGGGCCTGTAA
- a CDS encoding twin-arginine translocase TatA/TatE family subunit codes for MGPLEIILIVVVIALIFGARKLPELGKGLGQGIKEFKKETHEPVVPVTDVASRQLDPVTGAPIVTEQAAPVTERRN; via the coding sequence ATGGGACCCCTCGAAATCATCCTGATCGTTGTCGTCATCGCCCTGATCTTCGGCGCCCGCAAACTCCCGGAGCTCGGCAAGGGCCTGGGACAGGGCATCAAGGAATTCAAGAAAGAAACGCACGAGCCGGTCGTGCCTGTCACGGACGTCGCCTCGCGTCAGCTGGACCCCGTGACGGGCGCGCCCATCGTCACCGAGCAGGCCGCGCCCGTCACCGAACGGCGCAACTGA